The following proteins are co-located in the Tardibacter chloracetimidivorans genome:
- a CDS encoding tyrosine-type recombinase/integrase — MSIITVCERREAKGLDAHVPLILRGDALYDPDLDRFFLDLPLSGVRSRHSLRAYAYDVAVWLRFLDACGKTVWAATRDDVDAYHRERRRDEADHRITAASWNRAVASLDRLYRWGEQQGLIADAPFSRRAVWRPAQGGRRGMIAARNDAYERVARRSDVRFVTMDDYHIFREVGLRGLTPDGTERPGARDRNGLRNALFADLLVTTGLRLEEASGLLADELAAIDHDHDQAQQLWLRLPPPLTKGDRGRSVLVPRRLLRQIAAYVAVERAAGVTKFAARDGAAKLERPIPVTRAGLDRMRDVCTPEERCRLILCDEDGPPHEPAALWLTEVGQPVRPNSWEVIFTRACKRCEENGFPLSISPHQLRHTFAVHMLALLIQQRRREAALPAGPVESYRLILGDPLQQVQRLLGHASLTTTYIYLDHIATRADTVDAAVEELLALLPGPQGA, encoded by the coding sequence GTGTCGATCATTACTGTTTGCGAGCGCCGCGAGGCCAAGGGTCTCGATGCGCATGTGCCGCTGATCCTGCGCGGTGACGCGCTCTATGATCCCGATCTGGATCGCTTCTTTCTCGACCTGCCGCTGTCGGGGGTCCGCTCGCGGCACTCGCTTCGCGCCTACGCCTATGATGTTGCGGTCTGGCTCCGCTTTCTCGATGCCTGCGGCAAGACCGTGTGGGCTGCGACCCGCGACGATGTCGATGCCTATCATCGTGAGCGACGCCGCGACGAGGCCGATCACCGGATCACGGCGGCAAGCTGGAACCGGGCTGTCGCCAGCCTCGATCGCCTCTACCGCTGGGGCGAGCAGCAAGGGCTGATCGCCGACGCGCCGTTTAGCCGCCGCGCCGTGTGGCGACCGGCGCAAGGTGGCCGTCGTGGCATGATCGCGGCGCGCAACGACGCCTATGAACGTGTTGCCAGGCGGTCGGATGTGCGGTTCGTCACGATGGACGACTACCACATTTTCCGCGAGGTCGGCCTGCGCGGCCTCACCCCGGACGGCACCGAGCGCCCCGGCGCTCGCGATCGCAACGGGCTGCGCAACGCTCTGTTCGCCGACCTTCTCGTCACCACTGGCCTGCGTCTTGAAGAGGCGTCGGGCCTGCTCGCCGATGAGCTTGCGGCCATCGATCACGACCACGATCAGGCTCAGCAGCTTTGGCTGCGCCTGCCGCCGCCGCTCACCAAGGGCGACCGGGGACGCAGTGTGCTGGTCCCGCGTCGGCTGCTGCGTCAGATCGCCGCCTATGTCGCCGTCGAACGCGCCGCAGGCGTGACCAAGTTCGCCGCGCGGGACGGCGCGGCCAAGCTCGAACGACCGATCCCTGTCACCCGCGCCGGTCTCGACCGCATGCGCGATGTCTGCACCCCAGAGGAACGATGCCGCCTGATCCTGTGCGACGAGGATGGACCACCCCACGAGCCGGCGGCGCTATGGCTGACCGAGGTAGGGCAGCCTGTTCGCCCCAACTCGTGGGAGGTGATCTTCACCCGTGCCTGCAAGCGGTGCGAGGAGAACGGTTTCCCGCTGTCGATCAGTCCCCACCAGCTTCGTCACACCTTCGCAGTCCATATGCTCGCCTTGCTGATCCAGCAGCGGCGGCGCGAAGCGGCATTGCCGGCGGGGCCGGTGGAGAGCTACCGGCTGATCCTGGGCGACCCGCTGCAACAGGTGCAACGTCTGCTCGGCCACGCGAGCCTCACCACCACCTATATCTACCTCGATCATATCGCGACGCGCGCCGATACAGTGGACGCGGCCGTCGAGGAGCTGCTCGCGCTGCTGCCGGGACCGCAGGGCGCATGA
- a CDS encoding integrase has translation MTIPAHAQEPAFDDRPVLASAPLKEGHAREELSRVGDPSWDLGLAVFRENARRCHVTVHFDVLEHADVQAAMRAYLYARLNVDLPGYRPKLPPASIRQAFNRARRFFAFARERLGRLDVSRIDQALVDAYARHLRADPARRPVIVGHLLEVISDLYHYRDHLAGGGLAFEPWAGQAPARVAGYRHVRENRTPRFPEEVIAALLAWSLRYVTVFADDILAARRELDRLEARRDRLVAADSGLPDADRRQRRRTRLKAYFGRRRREGRGAPIWGTAHNGKLRVDPNTGAVTPPINAHLLHLHAGIDVQAEPGAHLLLTGGEARLIDAVAAELGVEVGGMDTPISIDPESGRPWREHFDAKTLAHEERMLQAAAYIVCAYLTGMRDCEVQAMRRGCLSIARSEDGLIERHRIRSTIYKRRAAVGEAASWVTIEPVADAITVLERLSAGPARASGSDTLWPVLRASAVSKTHLSSEVVRQLNTFRDHLNTAFGSPDMPVIPPGPDGKPWRITTRQFRRTIAWHIANRPFGTIAGMIQYKHASVAAFEGYAGTSASGFRAEVEAQCRLGQTDDLLDYFDRRQGGASLGGPAGPRIGRTLDDAAVQLGPLPAMIADRARLRVMLASVARTFHVGPLADCFFDPATALCLKRVTTPDPAQPLTALCEPTRCPNACITARHRPAWERAAADVRAHLRERRISDLQRQALQRELDRLTAVIAGIDPPAP, from the coding sequence ATGACCATACCCGCCCATGCCCAAGAGCCTGCCTTCGACGATCGCCCCGTGCTGGCGAGCGCGCCGCTCAAGGAGGGCCACGCCCGCGAGGAGCTGTCTCGCGTCGGCGACCCGAGCTGGGATCTCGGTCTCGCCGTATTCCGCGAGAACGCCCGGCGCTGCCACGTCACCGTGCATTTCGACGTGCTCGAACATGCCGATGTGCAGGCGGCGATGCGCGCCTATCTCTACGCCCGTCTCAACGTCGATCTTCCCGGCTACCGCCCGAAGCTGCCGCCGGCGAGCATTCGCCAGGCATTCAACCGTGCCCGCCGGTTCTTCGCTTTCGCCCGTGAGCGGCTCGGACGGCTCGACGTTTCCCGTATCGATCAGGCGTTGGTCGATGCCTATGCCCGGCACCTTCGTGCCGATCCGGCCCGGCGACCCGTCATCGTCGGCCACCTCCTCGAAGTGATCTCCGATCTCTATCACTATCGTGACCACCTCGCTGGCGGAGGCCTTGCATTCGAGCCCTGGGCCGGACAGGCGCCCGCCCGCGTCGCGGGCTACCGGCATGTCCGGGAGAACCGCACGCCGCGGTTCCCGGAAGAGGTCATCGCCGCGCTGCTCGCATGGTCGTTGCGCTACGTCACCGTCTTCGCTGACGACATTCTCGCAGCCCGTCGCGAGCTTGATCGGCTCGAAGCGCGCCGGGATCGTCTCGTCGCCGCCGACTCCGGCCTCCCGGACGCTGATCGCCGGCAACGTCGCCGCACCCGCCTGAAGGCCTATTTCGGTCGCCGACGCCGCGAGGGGCGCGGCGCACCGATCTGGGGCACCGCTCATAACGGCAAGCTGCGCGTCGACCCCAACACCGGCGCCGTGACCCCACCGATCAACGCCCATCTCCTGCATCTCCATGCCGGGATCGACGTGCAGGCCGAGCCAGGCGCGCATCTCCTGCTGACCGGCGGTGAAGCGAGGTTGATCGACGCAGTGGCGGCCGAACTGGGGGTAGAGGTCGGCGGCATGGACACGCCGATCTCGATCGATCCCGAGAGCGGTCGGCCATGGCGCGAGCACTTCGACGCGAAGACTCTCGCACACGAGGAACGGATGCTCCAGGCCGCCGCCTATATCGTGTGCGCCTACCTGACCGGCATGCGCGACTGCGAGGTGCAGGCGATGCGGCGCGGGTGTCTCTCTATCGCGCGCAGTGAGGACGGCCTGATCGAGCGGCATCGCATCCGATCGACCATCTACAAGCGCCGGGCGGCCGTGGGCGAGGCGGCGAGCTGGGTGACGATAGAGCCGGTCGCCGATGCGATCACGGTGCTCGAACGCCTGTCGGCAGGACCGGCGCGCGCCAGCGGCAGCGATACGCTCTGGCCGGTGCTGCGCGCGAGCGCCGTCTCCAAGACGCATCTGTCGAGCGAGGTGGTCCGTCAGCTCAACACCTTCCGCGATCACCTCAACACCGCCTTCGGCAGCCCCGATATGCCGGTCATCCCGCCCGGTCCCGATGGCAAGCCGTGGCGCATCACGACGCGGCAGTTCCGGCGCACGATCGCGTGGCACATCGCCAACCGTCCGTTCGGCACCATCGCCGGCATGATCCAGTACAAGCACGCCTCGGTCGCCGCGTTCGAAGGCTATGCCGGGACCAGCGCATCGGGGTTTCGCGCTGAGGTCGAGGCGCAGTGCCGGCTCGGTCAGACTGATGACCTGCTGGACTATTTCGACCGGCGTCAGGGCGGCGCATCGCTTGGCGGGCCGGCGGGACCGCGTATCGGGCGGACGCTCGACGATGCCGCCGTTCAGCTCGGGCCATTGCCCGCCATGATCGCCGATCGCGCCCGCCTGCGCGTCATGCTCGCCAGCGTCGCGCGCACCTTCCATGTCGGCCCGCTCGCGGATTGCTTCTTCGATCCCGCGACCGCGCTCTGCCTCAAGCGCGTGACGACCCCCGATCCCGCGCAGCCACTCACCGCCCTGTGCGAGCCGACCCGCTGTCCCAACGCCTGCATCACCGCCCGCCACAGGCCGGCCTGGGAACGCGCGGCGGCCGATGTCAGGGCGCATCTACGCGAACGGCGCATCTCCGATCTCCAGCGTCAAGCTCTCCAGCGCGAGCTCGATCGCCTGACCGCGGTGATTGCCGGGATCGATCCTCCCGCGCCGTAG